One Glutamicibacter mishrai genomic window carries:
- a CDS encoding MFS transporter, with product MTRDTTSTRHIAPLFAAGFTTAFGAHSIAAGLGSEFEALGSSLLTLGILLAVYDVAEVILKPVFGTLSDRIGAKPVILGGLVVFTIMSAMGIFANSALALGLVRLGQGAAASAFSPAASAAVARLSGPSTGQYFGRYGAWKTLGYVLGPLIGAGLIFFSGLPALFAFMAVISLAAAIWVWLKMPVLPILPKQRYTLADLARQTVQPGFLVPTMVLAASTGALGAAVGFLPLIGSKLGLNEMQSMGVVSMLAICSALVQPWIGRVNDQAWISFATGMALGLLLIIAGLVSVAIWQSFATLLLSSLLLGTGVGISTPLGFAHLASTTPDERIGRTMGSAELGRELGDAGGPILVGAVAATASVSAGLWALAAVILAITLLGILMLRLPDSPSKQGTIA from the coding sequence ATGACCCGAGATACAACAAGCACCCGCCACATAGCGCCGCTCTTTGCCGCCGGCTTCACTACCGCTTTTGGAGCACACAGCATTGCTGCAGGCCTCGGATCCGAATTCGAGGCACTAGGTTCCAGCCTGCTCACGCTGGGCATTTTGCTCGCCGTCTACGATGTTGCCGAAGTCATTTTGAAACCGGTATTTGGAACCCTCAGCGACCGCATCGGCGCAAAACCGGTGATTCTTGGCGGCCTCGTTGTATTCACGATCATGTCAGCCATGGGCATCTTCGCGAATTCAGCGCTTGCGCTTGGCCTAGTCCGGCTTGGCCAGGGCGCTGCGGCCTCGGCATTTTCTCCGGCGGCTTCCGCAGCTGTGGCTCGGCTCTCTGGGCCTAGCACTGGCCAGTACTTCGGCCGATACGGTGCGTGGAAAACCCTCGGCTACGTCTTGGGCCCGCTGATCGGCGCGGGATTGATCTTCTTCTCGGGCCTCCCCGCGCTCTTTGCCTTCATGGCAGTGATCTCGTTGGCCGCGGCGATCTGGGTGTGGCTCAAAATGCCCGTCCTGCCCATTCTCCCCAAGCAGCGTTACACGCTGGCAGATCTTGCCCGCCAAACGGTGCAGCCGGGTTTCCTGGTGCCGACCATGGTTCTGGCTGCCTCCACCGGCGCGTTGGGCGCAGCCGTTGGCTTCCTGCCGCTGATCGGCTCGAAGCTGGGTCTCAACGAGATGCAAAGCATGGGCGTGGTGTCGATGTTGGCGATCTGTTCGGCCCTCGTGCAGCCCTGGATTGGCCGGGTCAACGATCAGGCCTGGATCAGTTTTGCCACAGGCATGGCTCTCGGGCTCCTGCTGATCATCGCGGGACTGGTCTCGGTTGCGATCTGGCAGAGCTTTGCCACGTTGCTGCTGAGCTCGCTGCTTCTGGGGACCGGCGTCGGGATCTCTACACCGCTGGGCTTCGCTCATCTAGCTTCGACGACTCCCGATGAACGCATTGGGCGCACCATGGGATCGGCAGAACTCGGGCGCGAACTCGGGGACGCCGGCGGCCCGATCCTCGTGGGTGCCGTCGCTGCCACAGCCAGCGTCTCGGCGGGCTTATGGGCCCTTGCCGCAGTGATCTTGGCTATTACTTTGCTGGGAATCCTGATGCTTCGCTTACCCGATTCCCCATCCAAACAGGGAACAATCGCATAG